The Candidatus Tumulicola sp. region CTGGAGCGTACGGTACGGCAAGAAGTCCGGCTCCAATCCGTGGGGCGCCCGCACGTTAGAATGGCAGATCGCGTCGCCACCGCCGTATTACAATTTTGCTCGGATCCCGACCGTATACGGTTTACCGTACGACTACTCTCAGCCGCTTCCGTACCGAGATTTCGAACCCACGTCTCCCTAAGGCAGCAGTTTTTCTCCGCCGGCGGACGCTTGCCAGATGGCCAATAGCGCCTCCAACGCCGGCGGCGTCAGCCGCTCTTTCGGCCCGCGGGCGACTGCCGAACCACCCGTGGGCCCTCAGCAATACGATGGCGTACTGCTTCTGGCGCGATTCGCGACGTTGACACCACCCCCAGGCGGCGTGATATCATCTGCGAGCCGAAGCAGCGGTCCACGGCCTAGCCGTTCCGCTCACCGGATGCCCAAGGGCGATCCGGTCTTCACTCGAGGAAGTCGCCGGCCGGCTTTCGCGTGGTGGGGAGTTGCCGAGGCAACGCCCTTTTTTCTTTTTCTGGAGATATGCCATAGCACGACCGCTCCGCATCAACGATCAAATCCGCATTCGTTCGGTCCGCGTGATCGACGATAACGGCGAACAGCTTGGAATCATGGCGACCGAGGACGCCCTTGCGCGCGCTCGCGGCGCCGGGCTCGACCTGATCGAGGTCTCGCCCAACGCCCAGCCGCCGGTGTGCAAGATCGCCGACTATGGACGACTGAAATACGAACAGTCGAAGAAAGATAAGGACGCTCGCAAGAAGCAGCGCCACTTCGAACTCAAGGAAGTCAAGTTGCGTCCGAAAATCGAGACGCACGACTACGAGACGAAGGCGCGCATGGCAGAGCGCCTGCTGATCGACGGAAGCAAGATCAAAGTGACGATCATGTTTCGCGGACGCGAGATCACGTACACGAGCTTCGGGCGCCGGCTGCTCGATCGAATGGCGGAAGATATGTCTCCGCTCGCAACGCTCGAACGCGAAGCCCGCCTCGAGGGGCGGAATATGTTCATGATTCTGGCGCCGCGAGCGGTGCCCACCGGACCACCGAAGTTCTCGCCCCTCGGGCGTGAGAAGGACGCCGAGCCGGTGGAAGAGTCCGATGACGCAGACCTCGACGACAATCTCGACGACCACGAACTATTGGAGGAACAGACCAGTGCCCAAGATACGAACTCACCGGGGAACGGCCAAACGCGTCAAAGTGACGGGGACCGGGAAAGTTCTCCATCGCCATCAATTTAGCGGCTGCGGTCACATCCTCAGCAAGAAGACGCGTAAGCGCAAGCGCAACTTCCGTAAAGACCAACCGACCTTCAAAGGCGATCTGAAGCGCTTGGCGCCGACGATTCCGTACCTGGTATAAGGGGGCTGCGTCATGGCAAGAATTAAGCGAGGAGTCCACGGTCTCAAGCATCGCCGCAAGGTGATGAAGCTGGTCAAAGGCTTCCGCGCCGCCCGCCGACGCAACTACCGCGTCGCGAACGAAGCGCTGCTCAAGTCGCTGGCCTACGCGTTCCGCGACCGCCGCGTCCGCAAACGTGAGTTCCGTTCGCTGTGGATCAGCCGTATCAACGCGGCCGTGCGCAGCGAGGGTCTGTCGTACTCGGTCTTCATGAACGGCCTGAAGAAGTCGGGCGTCACCGTCAACCGAAAGGCCCTTGCCGACCTGGCCGTGTCGGATCGCGCCGCCTTCGGCTCGCTTATGAACCTAGCGAAGCAGGCCGTCGGGAAGTAGCTCCGGACGGCTGATCTGCAAAGCGGCGTGTTGCCTTCCGAGGCTATGCGCCGCTTAGCATCTAACCTTCTGCCATGAACCTTCGAGCCTTTGCGTTTTTTGCATGGCTGGCCGGCGCTATGCTGGCCGGCTCCATTGTGATGCCCGCGCAGGCGGCACCGACCCGGCCGGCCCACGCTCCGGGGTTCGAATCGCGGGTCGCGACGCTGGCCCAGCGCGAGGTCGCCGAAGGCAGGACGCCGGGCATGGCCATCGCTGTCGTCCGGGACGGCGCACTCGTCTACTCGCACGGGTTCGGCTACGCCAACATCGCGCACCACGTGCAGGTCACGGCCGACACCGAGTTTTTTGCCGCCGGTATCACACGCCAGTTTACTGCGGCCGCCGTGTTGCTGCTGGTTCAGGACGGCAAGCTGCGGCTCGACGATAAGGTCGACAAATACGTGCCGGCGCTGCATGTTGCAGCGGATGTGAGCCTCGGCCAGCTGCTCACGCAAACGTCCGGCCTTCCGGTACCCAGCGGTTTGACGGCGCCGCTCGACGATTTCACCCGTTCCGTTCGCGCGGCCGATCTGATCGCGGCAGTCGATCAGTTGAAACCGGCCTCCCCGCCGGGTAGCGTCTACGCCGATAATCCGCTGAATTTTCTGGTGGCGGGCATGATCGTCGAGAACGTTTCGGGCGAGCCGCTCTCCGATTTTCTGCAACAGCGAATTTTCGTACCGCTGGTAATGGAACACACGTTTTTGGCGGGCGACACCGGCATTTCGCCGAGCGTCGCGACGGGATATACCAAAGCTGCGCGCGGCGGTCCGTTCGAGACTGCCAAACCGTTCGATCCCGCTTGGCTCGCCGGCGATCGCGGGCTCGTAACAACGGTCGGGGATCTCGCAAAATGGGACGTCGAAATGCCGATCCTCTTGCGCGACGACGCCGTTCGAACGATGTTTACGGCCGCCGCCACATCGCAAGCCACGCAGTACGGTATGGGTTGGGTCATCGATCGTCGCGGCGGTGGTCGCTACGCATGGTACGCCGATCAGACTCCAGGTTATTCCGCCGCAAATGCGTTGTTGCTAGATCGCCACGACGCCGTCATCGTGCTAGCCAACACCGATTCGCTGAATGGAGGACGCGTGGTCGCGCCGATCGACGTCGCATCGCACGTCTTAGATGCGTTCGATCCCGCTCAAACGGCAAATCTCGACAACGCGGTGATCGCGCGCGTTCGCGAATGGCTGCAGCGCCTCGCCGATAAGAACATCGACCGGACGGAATTAACGCCGTCGTTTAGCCGGTATCTCAGCGATCAAGTCGTATCGCGCGCGGATGTTGCCGCACTCGGAAAACTGCAAAGCATCGTGCCCGTTTCAAGTTCGCAACAGACCAATGGCGACACGCAATACGTGCTTTTGGTTCGATTTGCTAAAGCCCAATATCACTGCCGGTTCGCGGTAACCGCCGACGGCAAAATCGACGGCCTCTATCTGGTGAACTGAGGAGCTTACTCCTCGCCTTCCGCTAAGCGGCGCCCAGTCGCCTCGACGACTTTGCCGAGCATCGTGACGGCCTCGGCGCGCGTCGCGTTGCTAAACATATAACGCAATCGCTCGTCGGCATCCTCAACCACCAACACCGCGCGGCGGCCGGAACGAACTGCGGCGATTAACGACGTTAGATAGGCTTCGTCTTCAGGTGCGAGTGCCGTTTCTCCATCGGCACGACCGGCATACAACAGTCGTTTGAGAACGGCGTCGATATCGCTCGGTATTTCCACGAGGTCCCTCCAACGCGGATGCTCGCGTCGTAGCAACTCGACGCGAAACGATGACTACGGTCTACGACCGAGTCGTCCCGCTTCGCAGTTCGTTGTCTCGCGCCTTCAACCACAGCAACGCGAGCGCCGTTTTCGCGTCGCATACTCGCTCGGTAACCAAGCGCCACGCTTGGTCGACCGAAATCTCTCGTACGTCAATTCGCTCGTCCTCATCGAGCGCCCGTGCGCCTTGCACTAAATCGTGCGCCACGAACACGTGTACGACTTCGTCGCAAAATCCGGGCGTCGGATAGATCGACGCAAGCAGCTCGATCCGCGCGGCCCTGTAGCCCGTCTCCTCACGCAATTCGCGCAACGCTGCGTCTCGCGCATCTTCACCTGGATCGACCGCTCCGGCCGGCAATTCCCATACGTACTGGCCAACGGCGTGACGGTACTGTCGCACGAGCACGATCGAACCGTCGTCCTGCAACGCCGCGATTGCGACCGAACCACCGTGCTCCACGACGTCGATGCGGTGCGGTGGTTCGGAGGCGTATTGAATCTCGTCGACGCGGACATCGAAGACGCGTCCTTCGTACGCCGGGCGAGAAGAAACGACGCGTACCGATTCGGGCATTCTCGCGCTGTTGGCGGAACCTCGCTGCCCCGCCTCGTAGCACGTGGAGTGAAGCCTGCGCGCTCCTCGATTGCCGTGGAAATCGGATGGCTGGCGTATTTTTTGGCGGTGTTTGCGATCGCCGTTTACGCCATGGTCATTTTCGTGGTTCCGCATCATTTCAACGATAAGGTCGCGATCGCGGTGGCCGGGCTTTTTGCAGCGCTGGTGCTGATCGCGACGCGCGCTAAATTCGGACGGCCTCCGCCGCCGTGATCGCCCCGCTTGGAGCGCAGTCGGATCGGTTGACCCGCGTCGCATCGCTCAAGACCGCCAAGGGCCGCCGTCGGCACAAGCAATTTGCTTTTGAAGGCCCGACCTTGCTGGACGAAGCGTTGCGCGCCGGAACGCCGATCGACGAGCTGTACGTCACGCAAGCCGCGCTCGATGCCCACTCGGACCTCACCGAACGGGCGTCCGGCATTCCCGTTCACATCGTAAGCGAACGCAGCTTTGCGAAGATTTCAGACGTCGAAACGCCGGCCGGTCTGCTGGCGGTGGCTCACGCGAAACAAGCCCCGTTGGAGGCATTGCTGGACGGCGCGGGGTTGGTAGCCGTGCTTGCCGGCCTGAACGACCCGGGCAATGCCGGCACCCTCCTTCGCTCGGCCGACGCGTTCGAGGCGCGCGGCGCGGTTTTTGGCGATGGCGGGGTGGATCCGTTTTCGCCCAAAGTGGTGCGGGCCGGTATGGGCGCATTTTTCCGCCTCAAGATCGCCGTCGCGACGCCCGACGGTTTCGCCCAGGCGGCCGCGTCGAGCGGTTTCACTGCGATCGGCCTTCGGGCGGGCGCACAGCCTCTCCACGAGGTCGATTGGCCGGAACGAACCGCGATGGTCGTCGGCCACGAACGCCGCGGGCTGGGGGCCTGGGAGGCGCTTTGCGAGCGTTTCGCCGGCATCCCGATCGGTGGCGCGGCGGAGAGTCTTAACGCAGCAGTCGCGGGCTCGATTGCTTTCTACGAGGTCGCTCGGTCTGGCGGAAAACGGCTCATCTGAGAATTTGTCAAGAGAGCGGTTTCGGCCCAAAAAGTCAAGACTACCCGGGTAAAAACCTGCGTGCTATACTCACGACATTCCTCGACCCGGCCGCACGGAATCGACGGCTAACAAGGAGACCGAAGCGCCAATGACCGCTACTTTCTTCTGGAAACTTTTCTCTCAAACGGGTTCGATCGATGCCTACCTGGCATATCGCCAGATACCCCCGGCAACGAGTCCGAGCTGACGACCGGAGAAGTCAGCGTCAGCTTTGAAAACGCCCGGTAGAATGAACACCGGGCGTTTTCAAATTGTGCCGCCCGCACGCACGCGAAATGGAGCATCGTGAACGGGCTGGAGATGAGTCTCAAAGACGTACGGCAGCGATTCGCCACAACCATCGAACGCGCCGAAGACGAGCGGGCACTCGAAGCCGCGCGCGTCGCGTACTTGGGGCGCAGCGGAGAAGTCACCAACGTGCGCCGGCAAATCGGTGCGCTGCCGCCGTCCGAACGGCCCGACGCCGGGCGCGTCATCAACGAGGCCGTGGCGGCGATGGAGGCGATGCTCGACGACGCAGCTGCCGTGCAGCGCAACCGCGCGCTCGAGTCGCAGTTGGAAGAATCGATCGACGTCACGTTCCCGGCGATTCGACCGGCCGAAGGATCGATTTCCCCGCTCCGGCGTGTGGTCGAAGATGTGTGCGCGTATTTTCGTTCGCACGGCTTCGCAATCGTTACCGGTCCCGAAGTCGAGCCGGACTATTATAATTTCGACGCGTTGAATATTCCGCCGGATCATCCGGCGCGCGAAGGATTCGACTCGTTCTGGCTCACCGATTCGCTGCTGCTGCGGCCGCACACATCGCCGGTGCAAGTGCGCACCATGCAACAGCATCGACCGCCGATCGCGATCATCGCGCCGGGGCGTTGCTACCGTCGCGATGCAGTCGACGCGCGCCATCTGTTCCAGTTCCACCAGATCGAAGGACTGATGGTGGCAGAGGGCGTGCACTTCGGGCATCTCAAAGGAATGCTGGAAGCAATGTGCCGCGAGCTGTTCGGCCCGGCGCAGAACGTTCGTTTCCGGCCGTCGTTCTTTCCCTTCACCGAACCGAGCGCTGAGGTCGACACGACGTGTCCGCGCTGCGGAGGCCACGCGCAAACCTGCGGTATGTGCGGAGGTTCGGGTTGGATCGAACTCGGCGGGTGCGGAATGGTGCATCCGTCGGTGTTGCGTTACGTGAACTACGATCCCGAAACGTACACCGGTTGGGCCTTCGGATTTGGAGTCGAACGATTGGCGTTGGCGCGATACGAGGTCGACGACATCCGCCGATTCATCAACTCCGATCCCGCTTTTCTCGCCGCACTGCAGTAAGGAAGTCGTTGTAGGATGCGCGTTCCCATTGGGTGGCTGCGTGAGTTCGTCGATCTGCCCGACGATGCCGGATCGATCGCCGATCGACTTGCGTCGCTTGGATTTCCAGTCGCGGAAATCGAACGCCGGCCAGACATCACAGGCGTGGCCGTCGGCAAAGTGCTCGACATCGCTAAACATCCCAACGCAGACCGTTTACAGGTGGCACGCATCGATGCCGGCGACGACGAGCCGCTCACGATCGCAACGGCCGCGACCAACGTCGCGGCAGGGCAGACGATCGCCGTGGCGAGAATCGGTGCGCGTCTCCCGCAGTTGACCATCGCTCCCCGCACCATGCGCGGCATCGCGTCGCAAGGCATGATGATTTCGGCCGAAGAGTTGGCTTTGCCGGCCGAGTGGTTCGAGGACGGCATTTTGCAGCTCGATCCCGAGACGCCGGCCGGAGCCGATGCGGTGGCGCTGTTCGGCCTCAACGATCCGGTGTTCGATGTGGAAATCACAACCAATCGCGTCGACGCGATGTCGATGCTCGGAATCGCACGCGAGCTGGCTGCATCCTATCGTTGTCCGTTGCGCCTACCCGAACTCCTCGAGGCCGGCGACGTACGCGCGAACGGAGATCCCGGTATTGTGGTCGACCTCGCTTCGACTGGATGCACGCGCTTCGTGGTGCAGCAATTTGGGGAACTGCACGCCGGCGTCGCGCCGGCGTGGATGCGCGTGCGATTGGCGTTAGCGGGCCAGCGGCCGATCGATAACGTGGTCGACGTTTCGAACTACGTGATGCTCGAAACCGGCCAACCACTGCATTTCTACGACGCAGGCCGAGTTGCGGGTTCGACGCTCACCGTACGCGACGCGCACCAAGACGAGACGATCGTCACACTCGACGATGTCGAACGAAGGCTTGCGCCGTCAACGCTCGTCGTTGCCGACCAGCAGCGCGCGTTGGGGGTTGCGGGCGTGATGGGCGGCCGCGACTCCGAAGTCTCGTCTTCCACGTCGACGATCGTGCTCGAAGCCGCCACCTTCGAAGGCTCGCGCGTGCGCCGCGCGGCGAAAGCGTTGGGACTGCGTACCGAAGCCGCAGCGCGGCACGAGAAAACGCTACCCCCGCGTCTGGCCGATTTTGGAGCGGCGCGGGCGGCGTGGCTGTTGGTGCATATGGGAGCGACGGCGTCGCAGCCCAGAGCGTATGGCGAGGAGCTCGAAGACGCCGCCCCGATCGCGTTACGCACGCGCGATGTGAAGCGACTGCTGGGATTGGAAGTGCCCGCGCAACGTATTGCCGGCGAACTCGAATCGCTCGGCTGTCGCGTCGCACAGTCTGGCGACACATTCGACGTTACGCCGCCGTGGTGGCGACGCGATCTCGTCATCGCTGCCGACCTAATCGAAGAAGTCGCCCGCATGGAAGGCTACGACCGGATCGACGCAACCGTGCCGAGCGTCGCGCCGCACGCGATCTCCAGCGATTCGTTCGATCGCGAACGGGATGCGGCGAACGCGTTAGCGGCCCTCGATTATCGCGAAATCGTGACGTACTCGCTGCGCCCGTCAAACGAGCTCGAGCGCGTTCGACGCGCCGGCTTCTCGTTCGCAGATGCCGCGGTGGAAGTGCGCAATCCGCTTTCCGAGGATCAACGCTTTCTTCGCACGTCGCTAGCCGACGGATTCGTTTCCTATTGCGCGCAAATCGATCGCCCGGTTCGCGTCTTCGAGATCGGCGACACGTTCCGTCGCGATGACGGCGGTGCGATCGACGAACGCAACAGCGCTATTTTTGGATTTGCAGCCGAGTCGCTCGACGAACCGGCATGGCACGACACGCATTTCTTGCGTCTCAAGGGCGACTGCGCAACGCTGCTCGAGCGACTCACGGGACGCGCGTGCGCGGCCGAACGTGCGAGCGCTCCGGGCTTGCACCCGGGCAAGACGGCCGCGCTGACAATCGACGGAACGCGCCTAGCGACGTTCGGTTGCATCGATCCTCGCCTAGCGGCGGCCTTCGACGCGCGTTTGCCGCTGTATTTCGCCATCGTTGCACTCGATCGACTGCCGGCCTACGCGGTCAAACGCTACCATCCCGCATCGAAGTTTCCCGGAACGTCGCGCGATTTAGCGTTGACTCTGGATACTTCGGTCGACGCCGGTACGGTCGAACGTACGATCGCCGACGCAATCGGGGCCGCGTGCACGTCGGCCGAAGCGTTCGACGAATATCGCGGGCCACAGATTCCGGCCGACAAAAAAAGTCTGGCGGTGCGTGTCGCTCTGCGGCTCGACGACGCAACGATCACGGACGCGCAGGCCGACGAAGCGATCGAACGCGCGCGCGAGGCGCTGGATACGAAACTCGGAGCGACGCTTCGAACGTGAGCGGCAGCATCGATTGGCCCGACATCGCGATCGGGCTCATCATAGCCGCTGCCGCGATCAAGGGATTCTCGCGCGGGTTCGTAGCCGAACTCGCCGGCATCGCAGCGATCGTCGCCGGCTTCGTCGCGCCGTGGTGGTATAACGGCGCGGCCGACGGACAGATCGAGTCGTTAACGCATTTGCCGGCGGGAGACGCGCACATCGCGGGCATGCTGTTGACGGGAATCTTCGCCTACGTCGTGGTGCTCGTGCTGGCGGCGATCGTCGGCCGCATAGCAAAGCTGCCGATCATCGGCATTGGAAATGCTTTGGGCGGAGCGCTGGTCGGCGTCGTGAAAGGCGCGGTCGTCGTTTGGCTGCTGCTATTCGTCGCGCTTTTTTTTCCGCTGACGCCTCAAATGCACGAGCAGCTTCGCGACGCGCGATTGGTGGGCTATTTTACGGCGTTCGACGACACCGCTGGCAGTGCGATCGAACGGTTCGCACCGCCGTTCGCGCAGCCGGTCATCGCGCCGTTGCTAGACCGGCACCACCTCTAAGCCGGGCGAAACGCCGCGCGCGCGGCTGCGACGCCGGCACCGGGTTCGAACGAGGCGCCTTGATCGCGCAACGCCGACTCGAGCGCGTCGATCGCGTGAAGCACGTCGTCTTGTGCAATGTCGCCCATCGTGCCGAAGCGCACGATTTTTCCAGCGAGTTCTCCTTGACCACCGGACAGCACGACGCCGTAGTGCTCGCGCAATCGGTCCAGCAACGGCGCGATCGCGGTTCCCGCCGGGGGCACGGCCGCGACGACCGTCACGGAATGCGCGCCGGGTTGAGAAACGAGCGCCCAGCCGAGTGCTTCGAACGCTGCCCGAACCGCCTGCGCGTAGCGCGCGTGCCGGGCAAATGCGGCGACCATTCCTTCGGCGTGATATCGTTGCAGCGCGACGTCGAGCGCGTACACGATCGATACGGGTGGCGTCCACGGCGTTTGACCTTCGCGTGAAAATTCGTGCGCTTTGGTGAGGTCAAAATAGTACCGCGGCGTACGGCTTTTTGAAACCGCCGCGCGGGCGCGGTCGCTGAGTGCGATCATCGCGACGCCGGGTGGTGCTGCCAGTGCTTTTTGTGAGGCGGTCGTTACGACGTCGTAACCCCACTCGTCCATACGAAACTCCGCGGCGCCAAGTCCGCTCACCGAATCCACGAGCGAGAGGGCGCCGTGGCGACGCAACACTGCCGCAAGCGCGGCCATATCGTTTTGCGCTCCGGTCGAGGTTTCGTTGTGCGTTAATAACACACCGGCGATGCGCCGATCGCCATCGACATCCAAACGCTCGGCCAGCGCTTGCGGACGTACCGCACTACCGGTTGGTGTATCCAACGTTTCGACGTAACAGCCATACGTTTTGGCGATTTCGCCGAAGCGGCGTCCGAAGACGCCGATGGGGCACGACAAGACGACGTCGCCCGGTGAAA contains the following coding sequences:
- the infC gene encoding translation initiation factor IF-3, translated to MPRQRPFFFFWRYAIARPLRINDQIRIRSVRVIDDNGEQLGIMATEDALARARGAGLDLIEVSPNAQPPVCKIADYGRLKYEQSKKDKDARKKQRHFELKEVKLRPKIETHDYETKARMAERLLIDGSKIKVTIMFRGREITYTSFGRRLLDRMAEDMSPLATLEREARLEGRNMFMILAPRAVPTGPPKFSPLGREKDAEPVEESDDADLDDNLDDHELLEEQTSAQDTNSPGNGQTRQSDGDRESSPSPSI
- a CDS encoding 50S ribosomal protein L35, translated to MTGTGKVLHRHQFSGCGHILSKKTRKRKRNFRKDQPTFKGDLKRLAPTIPYLV
- the rplT gene encoding 50S ribosomal protein L20: MARIKRGVHGLKHRRKVMKLVKGFRAARRRNYRVANEALLKSLAYAFRDRRVRKREFRSLWISRINAAVRSEGLSYSVFMNGLKKSGVTVNRKALADLAVSDRAAFGSLMNLAKQAVGK
- a CDS encoding serine hydrolase domain-containing protein — its product is MNLRAFAFFAWLAGAMLAGSIVMPAQAAPTRPAHAPGFESRVATLAQREVAEGRTPGMAIAVVRDGALVYSHGFGYANIAHHVQVTADTEFFAAGITRQFTAAAVLLLVQDGKLRLDDKVDKYVPALHVAADVSLGQLLTQTSGLPVPSGLTAPLDDFTRSVRAADLIAAVDQLKPASPPGSVYADNPLNFLVAGMIVENVSGEPLSDFLQQRIFVPLVMEHTFLAGDTGISPSVATGYTKAARGGPFETAKPFDPAWLAGDRGLVTTVGDLAKWDVEMPILLRDDAVRTMFTAAATSQATQYGMGWVIDRRGGGRYAWYADQTPGYSAANALLLDRHDAVIVLANTDSLNGGRVVAPIDVASHVLDAFDPAQTANLDNAVIARVREWLQRLADKNIDRTELTPSFSRYLSDQVVSRADVAALGKLQSIVPVSSSQQTNGDTQYVLLVRFAKAQYHCRFAVTADGKIDGLYLVN
- a CDS encoding NUDIX hydrolase yields the protein MPESVRVVSSRPAYEGRVFDVRVDEIQYASEPPHRIDVVEHGGSVAIAALQDDGSIVLVRQYRHAVGQYVWELPAGAVDPGEDARDAALRELREETGYRAARIELLASIYPTPGFCDEVVHVFVAHDLVQGARALDEDERIDVREISVDQAWRLVTERVCDAKTALALLWLKARDNELRSGTTRS
- a CDS encoding RNA methyltransferase, with amino-acid sequence MIAPLGAQSDRLTRVASLKTAKGRRRHKQFAFEGPTLLDEALRAGTPIDELYVTQAALDAHSDLTERASGIPVHIVSERSFAKISDVETPAGLLAVAHAKQAPLEALLDGAGLVAVLAGLNDPGNAGTLLRSADAFEARGAVFGDGGVDPFSPKVVRAGMGAFFRLKIAVATPDGFAQAAASSGFTAIGLRAGAQPLHEVDWPERTAMVVGHERRGLGAWEALCERFAGIPIGGAAESLNAAVAGSIAFYEVARSGGKRLI
- the pheS gene encoding phenylalanine--tRNA ligase subunit alpha is translated as MNGLEMSLKDVRQRFATTIERAEDERALEAARVAYLGRSGEVTNVRRQIGALPPSERPDAGRVINEAVAAMEAMLDDAAAVQRNRALESQLEESIDVTFPAIRPAEGSISPLRRVVEDVCAYFRSHGFAIVTGPEVEPDYYNFDALNIPPDHPAREGFDSFWLTDSLLLRPHTSPVQVRTMQQHRPPIAIIAPGRCYRRDAVDARHLFQFHQIEGLMVAEGVHFGHLKGMLEAMCRELFGPAQNVRFRPSFFPFTEPSAEVDTTCPRCGGHAQTCGMCGGSGWIELGGCGMVHPSVLRYVNYDPETYTGWAFGFGVERLALARYEVDDIRRFINSDPAFLAALQ
- the pheT gene encoding phenylalanine--tRNA ligase subunit beta gives rise to the protein MRVPIGWLREFVDLPDDAGSIADRLASLGFPVAEIERRPDITGVAVGKVLDIAKHPNADRLQVARIDAGDDEPLTIATAATNVAAGQTIAVARIGARLPQLTIAPRTMRGIASQGMMISAEELALPAEWFEDGILQLDPETPAGADAVALFGLNDPVFDVEITTNRVDAMSMLGIARELAASYRCPLRLPELLEAGDVRANGDPGIVVDLASTGCTRFVVQQFGELHAGVAPAWMRVRLALAGQRPIDNVVDVSNYVMLETGQPLHFYDAGRVAGSTLTVRDAHQDETIVTLDDVERRLAPSTLVVADQQRALGVAGVMGGRDSEVSSSTSTIVLEAATFEGSRVRRAAKALGLRTEAAARHEKTLPPRLADFGAARAAWLLVHMGATASQPRAYGEELEDAAPIALRTRDVKRLLGLEVPAQRIAGELESLGCRVAQSGDTFDVTPPWWRRDLVIAADLIEEVARMEGYDRIDATVPSVAPHAISSDSFDRERDAANALAALDYREIVTYSLRPSNELERVRRAGFSFADAAVEVRNPLSEDQRFLRTSLADGFVSYCAQIDRPVRVFEIGDTFRRDDGGAIDERNSAIFGFAAESLDEPAWHDTHFLRLKGDCATLLERLTGRACAAERASAPGLHPGKTAALTIDGTRLATFGCIDPRLAAAFDARLPLYFAIVALDRLPAYAVKRYHPASKFPGTSRDLALTLDTSVDAGTVERTIADAIGAACTSAEAFDEYRGPQIPADKKSLAVRVALRLDDATITDAQADEAIERAREALDTKLGATLRT
- a CDS encoding CvpA family protein, with the protein product MSGSIDWPDIAIGLIIAAAAIKGFSRGFVAELAGIAAIVAGFVAPWWYNGAADGQIESLTHLPAGDAHIAGMLLTGIFAYVVVLVLAAIVGRIAKLPIIGIGNALGGALVGVVKGAVVVWLLLFVALFFPLTPQMHEQLRDARLVGYFTAFDDTAGSAIERFAPPFAQPVIAPLLDRHHL
- a CDS encoding alanine--glyoxylate aminotransferase family protein; translated protein: MKPLLLLPGPVTVAAPVLEAMLQPMINHRGARFRELLDRVSAALKPLFGTGNDVYVLGSSGTGAMEASIVNCFSPGDVVLSCPIGVFGRRFGEIAKTYGCYVETLDTPTGSAVRPQALAERLDVDGDRRIAGVLLTHNETSTGAQNDMAALAAVLRRHGALSLVDSVSGLGAAEFRMDEWGYDVVTTASQKALAAPPGVAMIALSDRARAAVSKSRTPRYYFDLTKAHEFSREGQTPWTPPVSIVYALDVALQRYHAEGMVAAFARHARYAQAVRAAFEALGWALVSQPGAHSVTVVAAVPPAGTAIAPLLDRLREHYGVVLSGGQGELAGKIVRFGTMGDIAQDDVLHAIDALESALRDQGASFEPGAGVAAARAAFRPA